From the Sandaracinaceae bacterium genome, one window contains:
- a CDS encoding STM4011 family radical SAM protein, translated as MALSLLYRGPLSSCNYACEYCPFAKRKESPAELARDRDALDRFVSWVEARRDETSVFFTPWGEALVRRWYRDAIVRLSHLPHLRRVAIQTNLHAPLDFLREAARDRVALWCTYHPDQTSRARFLARCEALREMHVRFSVGVVGLREHVDEAEALRAALPPDVYVWVNAYKRAPAYYDDTTLARLMAVDPLFGWNNVRHPSRGHACRAGHSVLSVDGDGNARRCHFTDAPRGNLYDGSLRLDDAPAPCPNATCGCHIGYVHLERLRLDRVFGDGLLERIPNAPLSRSDAARASGASDRRG; from the coding sequence GTGGCGCTGAGCCTGCTCTACCGCGGCCCGCTCTCGAGCTGCAACTATGCTTGCGAATATTGTCCCTTCGCCAAGCGCAAGGAGTCGCCGGCGGAGCTGGCCCGGGACCGAGACGCGCTGGACCGCTTCGTGTCCTGGGTCGAGGCGCGCCGGGACGAGACCTCGGTCTTCTTCACGCCCTGGGGCGAGGCGCTGGTCCGCCGCTGGTACCGCGACGCCATCGTGCGGCTGAGCCACTTGCCGCACCTGCGCCGCGTGGCCATCCAGACCAACCTGCACGCGCCCCTCGACTTCCTGCGCGAGGCCGCGCGAGACCGGGTCGCGCTCTGGTGCACCTACCACCCGGACCAGACCTCGCGCGCGCGCTTCCTCGCCCGGTGTGAGGCGCTGCGCGAGATGCATGTCCGCTTCAGCGTGGGGGTGGTCGGCCTGCGCGAGCACGTCGACGAGGCCGAGGCGCTGCGGGCCGCGCTCCCGCCCGACGTCTACGTCTGGGTCAACGCCTACAAGCGGGCGCCCGCGTACTACGACGACACGACCCTCGCCCGGCTGATGGCCGTGGACCCTCTGTTCGGCTGGAACAACGTCCGCCACCCGAGCCGCGGACACGCGTGTCGGGCCGGCCACAGCGTGCTCAGCGTGGACGGCGACGGAAACGCGCGGCGCTGCCACTTCACCGACGCCCCGCGCGGGAACCTCTACGACGGAAGCCTGCGCCTCGACGACGCGCCCGCGCCGTGCCCCAACGCCACCTGCGGCTGCCACATCGGGTACGTGCACCTCGAGCGGCTGCGCCTCGACCGCGTCTTTGGCGACGGACTGCTCGAGCGCATCCCGAACGCGCCTCTCAGTCGATCGGACGCTGCGCGCGCCAGCGGAGCCAGTGATCGGCGAGGGTGA